The proteins below come from a single Caenibius sp. WL genomic window:
- a CDS encoding deoxyguanosinetriphosphate triphosphohydrolase has translation MNRAPYASDPAQTRGREFPEDRAGTRGPRSEFQRDRDRIIHSIAFRRLRHKTQVFIAPDGDHYRVRLTHSIEVAQIGRVIARTLALDEDLTEALCLAHDIGHPPFGHAGENALNAATRAHGGFDHNAMAMRILMRLESPYCDHVGLNLTWELLEGLAKHNGPVAAPTWALRELDDAFPLDLASWASLEAQVAALSDDIAYDNHDIDDGLRAGFLELEDLLTLDFVADQWRVVEKRFPHASRESQLRELVRGQIGLMVNDLLDHTRAQLGGIASADDVRQAGRALVGFSPAVAAEERRLKRFMYARLYNHADQLATAERADHVVASLFDAYDADPVLMTGGWAGALPAEEPARSRHIADFIAGMTDRFAIDRYAEIFGEAPDGLRNV, from the coding sequence CGCAAACGCGCGGCCGCGAATTTCCTGAAGACCGTGCCGGGACCCGTGGGCCCCGCAGCGAGTTTCAGCGCGACCGCGACAGAATCATCCATTCCATCGCTTTTCGCCGTCTGCGCCACAAGACCCAGGTTTTCATCGCGCCGGATGGTGACCATTATCGGGTGCGGCTGACGCACAGCATCGAGGTGGCGCAGATCGGCCGGGTGATCGCCCGCACGCTGGCGCTGGACGAGGATCTGACCGAGGCGCTGTGTCTGGCCCACGATATCGGCCATCCGCCGTTCGGGCATGCGGGGGAAAACGCGTTGAACGCGGCGACCCGCGCGCATGGCGGGTTCGATCACAATGCGATGGCGATGCGTATCCTGATGCGGCTGGAAAGCCCCTATTGCGATCATGTCGGCCTTAATCTGACATGGGAACTGCTGGAAGGGCTGGCCAAACACAATGGCCCCGTGGCCGCGCCGACCTGGGCCTTGCGCGAACTGGACGACGCGTTCCCGCTCGATCTCGCAAGCTGGGCTTCGCTCGAAGCGCAAGTGGCGGCGCTGTCCGACGATATTGCCTATGACAACCACGATATCGACGATGGCCTGCGCGCCGGGTTCCTCGAACTGGAAGACCTGTTGACGCTGGATTTCGTCGCCGATCAGTGGCGGGTGGTCGAAAAGCGCTTCCCCCATGCTTCGCGCGAAAGCCAGCTACGCGAACTGGTGCGGGGACAGATAGGTTTGATGGTGAACGATCTGCTCGATCACACCCGTGCGCAGCTCGGGGGGATCGCTTCGGCGGACGATGTGCGGCAGGCCGGGCGCGCTCTGGTGGGTTTTTCGCCTGCCGTCGCGGCGGAGGAACGGCGGCTCAAGCGGTTCATGTATGCCCGGCTCTACAACCACGCCGATCAACTGGCCACGGCGGAGCGCGCGGACCACGTCGTCGCCTCGCTTTTCGATGCCTACGATGCGGACCCGGTGCTGATGACCGGTGGCTGGGCCGGGGCGCTGCCCGCCGAGGAACCGGCCCGCAGCCGCCATATCGCCGATTTCATCGCCGGCATGACCGACCGCTTCGCCATCGATCGTTATGCCGAGATTTTCGGCGAGGCGCCGGACGGGCTACGCAATGTCTAG
- a CDS encoding NAD(P)H-binding protein, with protein sequence MSRRRILLIGATGLIGRAVMQCAVGDDDIHLAAVARRRVGLPEGARMEMFVAGIEHWAEIIESLQPDCVVCALGTTWAKAGEDEAAFRAVDEKLVLDVAQATKNANIRQFICVSAIGADRSSRHLYMRVKGEVEAALQKMRFVRLDILRPGQLRGERVEDPRPREQWLARLSRVLDLFLHGGMRRFRSISAAHMAEAILDLAQEKAGGRFVHEYDALMRAARRLERSRAERAAIEQGEVGKGGNGKLA encoded by the coding sequence ATGTCTAGGCGGCGGATTCTTCTGATCGGCGCCACCGGGCTGATCGGCCGGGCGGTGATGCAATGCGCCGTGGGCGATGACGATATCCATCTGGCCGCCGTGGCCCGGCGCCGCGTGGGCTTGCCCGAAGGGGCGCGGATGGAAATGTTCGTCGCCGGGATCGAGCACTGGGCGGAAATCATCGAATCGCTCCAGCCGGATTGCGTCGTCTGTGCCCTGGGCACGACCTGGGCCAAGGCGGGCGAGGATGAGGCGGCGTTTCGCGCGGTGGACGAAAAGCTGGTTCTGGATGTCGCGCAGGCGACCAAGAACGCCAATATCCGCCAGTTCATCTGCGTGTCGGCGATAGGGGCGGATCGATCGAGCCGCCATCTCTACATGCGGGTGAAAGGCGAAGTGGAAGCCGCTTTGCAAAAGATGCGTTTCGTCCGGCTGGATATCCTGCGCCCCGGCCAGTTGCGCGGGGAACGGGTGGAGGATCCCCGCCCGCGTGAACAATGGCTGGCCCGGCTGAGCCGCGTGCTCGACCTGTTCCTGCACGGCGGAATGCGCCGGTTCCGCTCCATTTCCGCCGCGCATATGGCGGAGGCAATTCTCGATCTGGCTCAGGAAAAGGCCGGTGGCCGTTTCGTCCATGAATATGACGCGCTGATGCGCGCGGCGCGGCGGCTGGAACGCAGCCGGGCCGAACGTGCAGCCATTGAACAAGGCGAGGTAGGTAAGGGCGGGAACGGGAAACTGGCCTGA
- a CDS encoding abscisic acid-deficient protein Aba4 family protein, translating into MWQAYLGFATAVALVGWAILIFLPRRPFLLSLVLYAGVGVLSLTYVLGLVSVLTGLADPGGPYTSTVSFFTVEGLRAISTNDAGVVIGWIHYLAFDLFIGLWIARDADAKGFSRTIQGIVLLLVLLAGPSGLLLWLILRERAARRAARKP; encoded by the coding sequence ATGTGGCAGGCGTATCTGGGTTTCGCGACGGCGGTGGCATTGGTTGGCTGGGCCATTCTGATCTTCCTGCCCCGGCGGCCGTTCCTTCTATCGCTGGTGCTTTACGCTGGCGTCGGCGTGTTGAGCCTGACTTACGTTTTGGGGCTGGTGTCGGTGCTGACCGGCTTGGCCGATCCCGGTGGGCCCTATACCAGCACAGTGAGCTTCTTCACGGTGGAAGGGCTGCGCGCGATCTCCACCAACGATGCCGGAGTAGTGATCGGCTGGATACACTATCTGGCGTTCGATCTCTTCATCGGCCTGTGGATCGCGCGCGATGCCGATGCCAAGGGCTTTTCCCGGACTATTCAGGGTATTGTCCTGCTTCTGGTGCTGCTGGCCGGGCCGTCGGGCCTGCTGCTGTGGCTAATCCTGCGTGAACGCGCGGCGCGGCGGGCGGCCCGCAAGCCATGA
- a CDS encoding DUF938 domain-containing protein — protein sequence MKQHAPAAARNREPIAAVLAEELPATGLVLEVASGTGEHALAFARRFPTLIWQPSDPNAAARDSIAAWREESGLDNLRSPLALDAASAAWPIAYADALLCINMLHISPWEAAEGLFAGAARILPQGAPLLLYGPYREEDVATAPSNEAFDASLKARNPAWGLRDLAAVDRLAERNGLGRARRTVMPANNLMLIYRKQ from the coding sequence ATGAAGCAACATGCGCCCGCGGCGGCGCGCAATCGCGAGCCTATCGCGGCGGTGTTGGCCGAGGAATTGCCGGCAACCGGCCTTGTTCTGGAAGTGGCCAGCGGAACGGGCGAACATGCGCTGGCATTCGCCCGCCGCTTCCCCACACTGATCTGGCAGCCGAGCGATCCGAATGCGGCGGCCCGGGATTCCATCGCAGCCTGGCGGGAGGAGAGCGGGCTGGATAATCTGCGCTCGCCTCTGGCGCTGGATGCGGCCAGCGCCGCATGGCCTATCGCCTATGCCGATGCGCTGCTGTGCATCAACATGCTCCATATCAGCCCGTGGGAAGCGGCTGAGGGCCTGTTCGCAGGCGCGGCTCGTATCTTGCCACAAGGGGCGCCTCTGTTGCTCTATGGGCCTTATCGTGAAGAGGATGTAGCCACGGCGCCTTCCAACGAGGCGTTCGACGCCAGCCTGAAAGCCCGCAATCCCGCTTGGGGGCTGCGCGATCTGGCGGCGGTGGACCGGCTGGCGGAACGAAATGGCCTTGGCCGGGCACGCAGAACCGTGATGCCCGCCAACAATCTCATGCTGATCTATCGCAAACAGTGA
- a CDS encoding entericidin A/B family lipoprotein, protein MIRKFILALALGGVALTATACNTVKGVGRDIESVGDAADRAI, encoded by the coding sequence ATGATCCGCAAATTCATCCTGGCTCTCGCCCTCGGGGGTGTGGCCCTCACCGCAACGGCCTGCAACACCGTCAAGGGCGTCGGGCGCGATATCGAATCGGTTGGCGACGCGGCCGATCGCGCCATCTGA
- a CDS encoding DMT family transporter, with amino-acid sequence MSAAPPQQRPVLALAIRIAAVAMLATLMALVKLLSQRGVSFIEIMFWRQFITVPLILGFVMMQGQLIRLRTSRVTHHFRRAILGLAGMAMTFGSAILLPLAEAQALQFTAPLFATILSVFLLKEKVGAWRLSALFMGFAGILVITQPGEIAIHPLGLAAGLGSAFAIALLSILIKDLNRSEKPLTIVFYFAAFTTPLLALGLPFVDMAHDTGTWLLILAMGLCGLVGQMLLTLALRLGPVSSVIVMDYTGLGWSALYGVLLFSQYPPAATWIGAPLIVAAGLLIVWREHSLQKAELHAENMLGR; translated from the coding sequence ATGTCCGCCGCGCCGCCGCAACAACGCCCCGTTCTCGCTCTGGCCATCCGCATCGCGGCCGTGGCGATGCTGGCAACGCTGATGGCGCTGGTGAAACTGCTCAGCCAACGCGGCGTCAGCTTCATCGAAATCATGTTCTGGCGCCAGTTCATCACGGTGCCGCTGATCCTCGGCTTCGTGATGATGCAGGGGCAACTCATCCGGCTCCGCACCAGCCGCGTCACCCACCATTTCCGCCGCGCCATACTGGGTCTTGCCGGCATGGCGATGACCTTCGGCTCCGCCATTCTCCTGCCTTTGGCCGAAGCGCAGGCACTGCAATTCACCGCGCCGCTGTTCGCCACCATCCTGTCGGTCTTCCTGCTCAAGGAAAAGGTCGGTGCGTGGCGGCTTTCGGCACTGTTCATGGGCTTTGCCGGGATTCTCGTCATCACTCAGCCGGGCGAGATCGCGATCCATCCGCTCGGCCTCGCCGCCGGGCTCGGCTCCGCTTTCGCGATCGCGCTGCTGTCGATTCTGATCAAGGATCTTAACCGGTCCGAAAAGCCGCTGACGATCGTGTTCTATTTTGCCGCATTCACCACTCCGCTGCTCGCGCTTGGCCTGCCGTTCGTCGATATGGCGCACGACACCGGCACCTGGCTGCTCATTCTGGCGATGGGCCTGTGCGGGCTGGTCGGGCAAATGCTGCTGACGCTGGCCCTGCGCCTCGGCCCCGTGTCGAGCGTGATCGTGATGGACTATACCGGGCTGGGCTGGTCGGCGCTTTATGGCGTGCTTCTGTTCAGCCAGTATCCACCCGCTGCGACCTGGATCGGTGCGCCGCTGATTGTCGCGGCGGGCTTGCTGATCGTCTGGCGCGAACATAGCTTGCAGAAAGCCGAACTGCATGCGGAGAACATGCTCGGGCGCTGA
- a CDS encoding CpaF family protein: protein MTAFGRKSGLGRANAASGRPAFGLARPMSGPAVQAANTLHPVEPEPFPLISEASDPDTQAAGLRTDSAVSEAMARLADRANIAVPGEAANEGFEASVHRIKEQVLPPLLERVDPEAAATLTKAELSEEFRPIIVEVLAELKITLNRREQFALEKVLVDELLGFGPLEELLSDPDVTDIMVNGPNQTYIEKKGKLQLAKIKFRDEGHLFQIAQRIVNQVGRRVDQTTPLADARLKDGSRVNVIVPPLSLRGTAISIRKFSEKPITLDMLQGFGSMNDKMCTALKIAGASRMNIVISGGTGSGKTTMLNALSKMIDPGERVLTIEDAAELRLQQPHWLPLETRPPNLEGQGEITIGDLVKNALRMRPDRIILGEIRGAECFDLLAAMNTGHDGSMCTLHSNSPRECLARMENMILMGDIKIPKEAISRQIAESVDLIVQVKRLRDGSRRTTNITEVIGMEGEVIVTQELFHFEYLDESEDGKIIGEFRSSGLRPYTLEKAREYGFDQAYLEACL, encoded by the coding sequence ATGACAGCATTCGGGCGAAAATCCGGGCTTGGCAGGGCCAATGCAGCCAGCGGGCGGCCTGCATTCGGACTCGCGCGGCCCATGTCCGGCCCCGCCGTTCAAGCGGCCAACACTCTCCATCCGGTGGAGCCCGAACCATTTCCGCTCATCTCCGAAGCCAGCGATCCAGACACGCAGGCCGCCGGGCTGCGCACCGATAGCGCGGTCAGCGAGGCAATGGCCCGGCTGGCCGACCGGGCCAATATCGCCGTGCCGGGCGAAGCAGCGAACGAAGGGTTCGAAGCCAGCGTCCACCGGATCAAGGAGCAGGTCCTCCCGCCGCTGCTCGAACGGGTCGATCCCGAAGCGGCGGCAACGCTGACCAAGGCCGAATTGTCCGAAGAGTTCCGCCCGATCATCGTCGAAGTGCTGGCGGAACTGAAAATCACGCTGAACCGGCGCGAACAGTTCGCGCTGGAAAAGGTTCTGGTCGACGAGCTGCTGGGCTTCGGGCCACTTGAGGAACTGCTGAGCGACCCGGATGTGACCGACATCATGGTGAACGGTCCGAACCAGACCTACATCGAAAAGAAGGGCAAGCTCCAGCTCGCCAAGATCAAGTTCCGCGACGAAGGGCACCTGTTCCAGATCGCGCAACGTATCGTGAACCAGGTCGGCCGCCGGGTGGACCAGACCACGCCGCTGGCCGATGCCCGGCTCAAGGACGGCAGCCGCGTCAACGTGATCGTGCCCCCGCTCAGCTTGCGCGGCACCGCGATCTCGATCCGCAAATTCTCCGAGAAGCCGATCACGCTCGACATGCTGCAAGGCTTCGGTTCGATGAACGACAAGATGTGCACCGCGCTGAAAATCGCGGGCGCGAGCCGAATGAATATCGTCATTTCGGGCGGCACCGGCTCGGGCAAGACGACGATGCTCAACGCCCTGTCGAAAATGATCGATCCGGGCGAACGCGTGCTGACGATCGAGGACGCGGCCGAACTGCGCCTGCAACAGCCGCACTGGTTGCCGCTGGAAACCCGCCCGCCGAATCTCGAAGGCCAGGGCGAAATCACCATCGGCGATCTGGTGAAGAACGCCCTGCGTATGCGCCCGGACCGGATCATCCTGGGCGAAATTCGCGGCGCGGAATGTTTCGACCTGCTGGCCGCGATGAACACCGGCCATGACGGTTCGATGTGCACCCTGCACTCCAACAGCCCGCGCGAATGCCTTGCGCGTATGGAAAACATGATCCTGATGGGCGACATCAAAATCCCCAAGGAAGCGATTTCACGCCAGATCGCGGAATCGGTCGATCTGATCGTTCAGGTGAAACGCCTGCGCGACGGTTCCCGCCGCACGACCAACATCACCGAAGTGATCGGCATGGAAGGCGAAGTGATCGTGACGCAGGAACTGTTCCACTTCGAATATCTGGACGAAAGCGAAGACGGCAAGATCATCGGCGAATTCCGCAGTTCGGGCCTGCGCCCCTACACGCTGGAAAAAGCGCGCGAATACGGGTTCGATCAGGCCTATCTCGAAGCCTGCCTGTAA
- a CDS encoding DMT family transporter, which produces MRQNERMGLLYGALGFALFPVGDTIVKSMSGQWAPIALAGLRYFIAALGLGLILALREGRRGFALPRPGIQIMRGVGVGCAAPAFFTAVMLMPLAEATAITFTQPMLTGLLAPLFLREPARKETWIATFVAFTGVLVIIRPSLLELGWVAFLPLISALGMSLTMIGNRMVAHLGSPIAMQFAITAIATVTLGVIVAAGHLSGIPALHVGKPPVIVVGKCIVVAVVLTIGHWLVFKGTTRVGAGTLAPMTYMQLLGATVMGWLAFDDRLDRATLLGMGMIVAAGLYMWWNGRMRDGAELP; this is translated from the coding sequence TTGCGGCAGAATGAGCGGATGGGCCTGCTGTACGGGGCGCTGGGCTTTGCCCTGTTCCCGGTGGGTGATACCATCGTGAAAAGCATGAGCGGACAATGGGCGCCGATCGCGCTGGCGGGCCTGCGCTATTTCATTGCGGCATTGGGGCTTGGCCTGATTCTCGCGCTGCGGGAAGGGCGCCGGGGGTTCGCATTGCCGAGGCCCGGCATCCAGATCATGCGCGGGGTGGGGGTGGGCTGCGCTGCCCCGGCCTTTTTCACCGCGGTGATGCTGATGCCGTTGGCGGAAGCGACGGCGATCACGTTCACCCAGCCGATGCTGACCGGGCTTCTGGCCCCGCTGTTCCTGCGCGAACCGGCGCGCAAGGAAACCTGGATCGCCACGTTCGTGGCGTTCACCGGCGTTCTGGTGATTATCCGGCCCAGTCTGCTCGAACTGGGATGGGTGGCATTCCTGCCGCTGATTTCCGCCTTGGGTATGAGCCTCACCATGATCGGCAACCGCATGGTCGCCCATCTGGGAAGCCCGATAGCGATGCAGTTCGCGATCACGGCGATCGCCACGGTGACGCTGGGCGTGATTGTCGCTGCCGGGCACCTGAGCGGGATTCCCGCACTCCATGTCGGGAAGCCGCCGGTGATCGTGGTGGGCAAATGCATCGTTGTGGCCGTGGTGCTGACGATAGGACACTGGCTGGTGTTCAAAGGCACGACCCGGGTCGGGGCGGGAACGCTGGCCCCGATGACCTACATGCAATTGCTCGGAGCGACCGTGATGGGCTGGCTGGCGTTCGATGATCGGCTCGATCGTGCGACACTGCTCGGCATGGGGATGATCGTCGCGGCAGGGCTCTACATGTGGTGGAATGGGCGGATGCGCGATGGCGCGGAACTGCCTTGA
- a CDS encoding HNH endonuclease, whose translation MNEAGEQCWLCHRELGRKREWHHPVPRQKGGRAVVPLHPICHRTIHAHLTNAQLARLGADREAILRCEPIARFVAWVANKPADFHAPTYGRR comes from the coding sequence ATGAACGAGGCCGGGGAACAGTGCTGGCTGTGCCACAGGGAACTGGGGCGGAAGAGGGAATGGCATCATCCGGTGCCACGGCAGAAAGGCGGGCGGGCGGTGGTACCGCTGCACCCGATCTGCCATCGCACGATCCACGCGCATCTGACCAATGCCCAACTGGCCAGACTGGGCGCGGACCGGGAGGCGATCCTGCGCTGTGAACCGATTGCCCGCTTTGTCGCATGGGTTGCGAACAAGCCCGCCGATTTTCATGCGCCGACGTATGGCAGGCGGTGA
- a CDS encoding ATP synthase F1 subunit epsilon, whose protein sequence is MALHFELVTPAKLVRSEDVYMVVVPGSEGEFGVLEGHAPFMSTIRDGAVQVYKTENAQPEEIQVRGGFAEVGANGLTVLAEHVDG, encoded by the coding sequence ATGGCTCTGCACTTCGAACTCGTCACGCCGGCCAAGCTGGTCCGCTCCGAGGACGTCTACATGGTGGTCGTTCCCGGTTCGGAAGGCGAATTCGGCGTGCTGGAGGGCCACGCGCCCTTCATGTCGACCATCCGCGACGGCGCCGTTCAGGTCTACAAGACCGAAAACGCCCAGCCGGAAGAAATCCAGGTCCGCGGCGGCTTCGCCGAAGTGGGAGCCAACGGCCTCACCGTCCTGGCGGAACATGTCGACGGCTGA
- the atpD gene encoding F0F1 ATP synthase subunit beta — MATAPVLNKTTNGTISQVIGAVVDVTFEGELPAILTALETDNNGNRLVLEVAQHLGENTVRTIAMDSTEGLTRGQSVTNTGAQISVPVGPKTLGRILNVVGEPIDERGPVGADQFAPIHAEAPAFIDQSTEAAILVTGIKVIDLLAPYAKGGKIGLFGGAGVGKTVLIQELINNIAKGHGGVSVFAGVGERTREGNDLYHEFLDAGVIAKDAEGNPTSDGSKVALVFGQMNEPPGARARVALSGLTMAEYFRDQEGQDVLFFVDNIFRFTQAGSEVSALLGRIPSAVGYQPTLSTDMGQLQERITSTTKGSITSVQAIYVPADDLTDPAPATSFAHLDATTTLSRAISELGIYPAVDPLDSTSRVLEPRVVGAEHYETARRVQETLQKYKSLQDIIAILGMDELSEEDKTVVARARKIQRFLSQPFHVAEVFTGIPGKFVQLEDTVKSFKAVVDGEYDHLPEAAFYMVGGIEEAVEKAKKLAEDA, encoded by the coding sequence ATGGCCACCGCCCCCGTTCTCAACAAGACCACCAACGGCACCATCAGCCAGGTCATCGGCGCCGTCGTCGACGTGACCTTCGAAGGTGAACTGCCCGCCATTCTGACGGCTCTGGAAACCGACAACAACGGCAACCGCCTTGTTCTCGAAGTTGCTCAGCACCTTGGCGAAAACACCGTCCGCACCATCGCGATGGACTCGACCGAGGGCCTGACCCGCGGGCAGAGCGTGACCAACACCGGCGCGCAAATCTCCGTGCCGGTCGGCCCGAAGACGCTCGGCCGCATTCTCAACGTCGTCGGCGAACCGATCGACGAACGCGGCCCGGTCGGCGCCGACCAGTTCGCCCCGATCCACGCCGAAGCCCCGGCTTTCATCGACCAGTCGACCGAAGCCGCGATCCTCGTCACCGGCATCAAGGTGATCGACCTTCTCGCGCCTTACGCAAAGGGCGGCAAGATCGGTCTGTTCGGCGGCGCCGGCGTGGGCAAGACCGTGCTTATTCAGGAACTGATCAACAACATCGCGAAGGGCCACGGCGGCGTGTCCGTGTTCGCGGGCGTTGGCGAACGGACCCGTGAAGGCAACGACCTCTATCACGAATTCCTCGACGCGGGCGTTATCGCCAAGGACGCCGAAGGCAACCCGACTTCCGACGGTTCCAAAGTGGCGCTCGTCTTCGGTCAGATGAACGAACCCCCGGGCGCCCGCGCTCGCGTCGCTCTCTCGGGTCTGACGATGGCCGAATACTTCCGCGATCAGGAAGGCCAGGACGTGCTGTTCTTCGTCGACAACATCTTCCGCTTCACTCAGGCGGGTTCGGAAGTGTCGGCTCTGCTCGGCCGTATTCCTTCGGCCGTGGGTTACCAGCCGACCCTGTCGACCGACATGGGCCAGCTGCAGGAACGCATCACCTCCACCACCAAGGGTTCGATCACCTCGGTGCAGGCCATCTACGTTCCGGCCGACGACCTTACCGACCCTGCGCCGGCAACTTCGTTCGCCCACCTCGACGCAACGACCACGCTTTCGCGCGCCATCTCCGAACTCGGCATCTACCCGGCGGTGGACCCGCTGGACTCGACCAGCCGCGTTCTCGAACCGCGCGTCGTCGGTGCGGAGCACTACGAAACCGCTCGCCGCGTTCAGGAAACGCTGCAGAAGTACAAGTCGCTGCAGGACATCATCGCCATTCTCGGCATGGACGAACTGAGCGAAGAAGATAAGACGGTCGTGGCCCGCGCGCGCAAGATCCAGCGCTTCCTGTCGCAGCCGTTCCACGTGGCCGAAGTCTTCACCGGCATCCCGGGCAAGTTCGTCCAGCTCGAAGACACCGTGAAGTCGTTCAAGGCGGTTGTGGACGGCGAATACGACCACCTGCCGGAAGCGGCCTTCTACATGGTCGGCGGCATCGAAGAAGCGGTCGAAAAGGCCAAGAAGCTGGCCGAGGACGCCTGA
- a CDS encoding F0F1 ATP synthase subunit gamma, with protein MASLKELKGRINSVKSTQKITKAKQMVAAAKLRKAQAAAEAARPYAERLADVMGSLASKITVSENSPRLLAGTGSDQRHLLVVINTDKGLCGGLNSNVVRAALAKARALQADGKSVAFYLVGKKGRAPIRRAFPDAIIGGFDTSVVRTPGYEEAEAIANELVGLYEGGKFDIAHLVFATFKSALVQEPTEQQIIPVPAPKQAAEDNSGAVVEYEPDEEEILAELLPRYLKTQLFGALLEIAASEQGASMTAMDNATRNAGDLINKLTIQYNRSRQAAITTELIEIIAGAEAL; from the coding sequence ATGGCCTCGCTTAAGGAACTCAAGGGCCGGATCAACTCGGTCAAGTCGACCCAGAAGATCACCAAGGCCAAGCAGATGGTTGCTGCCGCGAAACTGCGCAAGGCGCAGGCCGCGGCAGAAGCCGCGCGTCCCTATGCCGAACGGCTGGCCGACGTGATGGGCTCGCTCGCCAGCAAGATCACGGTTAGCGAAAACAGCCCCCGCCTGCTTGCCGGGACCGGCTCCGACCAGCGTCATCTGCTGGTCGTGATCAACACCGACAAGGGCCTGTGCGGCGGCCTCAACTCCAACGTCGTCCGCGCCGCGCTGGCCAAGGCCCGCGCGTTGCAGGCCGATGGCAAGTCAGTCGCTTTCTACCTCGTCGGCAAGAAGGGCCGCGCTCCGATCCGGCGCGCGTTCCCCGATGCGATCATCGGCGGTTTCGATACGTCGGTGGTCCGCACGCCGGGCTACGAGGAAGCAGAAGCGATCGCCAACGAACTGGTCGGCCTCTACGAAGGCGGCAAGTTCGATATCGCGCATCTGGTCTTTGCCACGTTCAAGTCGGCGCTTGTTCAGGAACCGACCGAGCAGCAGATCATCCCCGTGCCCGCCCCGAAGCAGGCTGCTGAGGACAACTCGGGCGCCGTGGTGGAATACGAGCCCGATGAGGAGGAAATCCTCGCCGAACTGCTGCCGCGCTATCTCAAGACGCAGCTCTTCGGTGCGCTGCTGGAAATCGCCGCATCCGAACAGGGCGCGTCGATGACGGCGATGGACAACGCCACGCGCAACGCGGGCGATCTGATCAACAAGCTGACCATCCAGTACAATCGCAGCCGTCAGGCCGCGATCACCACCGAACTCATCGAAATCATCGCCGGCGCGGAAGCGCTGTAA